In Deferribacteraceae bacterium V6Fe1, one genomic interval encodes:
- a CDS encoding peptidylprolyl isomerase has product MKKLFLLLFLILFIGCSDKKDVEKSGKSVESNTKKPVLFIDNKPYYNEDVINYAYYLLQEVDEKEVENTEIKDKILNDFINHILLLREAKKAGINIDRQRIRNVVERFNKGAEEESLSIFTGKIQPDIAQIEKIIYENMVVQAYLNKLVEEKVKVTEEDLKAYYDNMSKTEDYKTLYNVWHIFTTDEKKADKARELLRQRNSFKKIAESYSEDPYAEKGGDMGYVDLEVMPEVFQYVKKMRIRQVSPVLKSDYGYHIFSLRDIAKSTVSGTFEEASGEIYSKVYESKQNELIENLIKELRKNAEIKIISGVNFTFESDNSSKNN; this is encoded by the coding sequence ATGAAAAAACTTTTTCTTTTACTGTTTTTGATATTGTTTATCGGATGTTCTGACAAGAAGGATGTGGAAAAGAGTGGGAAGAGTGTAGAGTCAAACACTAAGAAACCCGTATTATTTATTGATAATAAACCGTATTACAATGAAGATGTTATAAATTATGCATATTACCTGCTGCAAGAGGTAGATGAAAAAGAGGTGGAAAATACTGAAATCAAAGACAAAATATTAAATGATTTTATAAACCATATTTTGCTTTTAAGGGAAGCAAAAAAAGCGGGGATAAATATAGATAGACAAAGGATTAGAAATGTGGTTGAAAGGTTTAACAAAGGGGCGGAAGAGGAAAGTTTATCAATTTTCACTGGTAAGATACAACCCGACATCGCTCAGATAGAAAAAATAATTTATGAGAATATGGTGGTGCAAGCCTATTTGAATAAGCTTGTGGAAGAAAAGGTTAAGGTAACGGAAGAAGATTTGAAAGCGTATTATGACAACATGAGCAAGACGGAAGATTATAAGACGCTTTATAATGTGTGGCACATATTTACTACCGATGAGAAAAAGGCAGACAAAGCGAGGGAGCTTCTCAGGCAGAGAAACTCATTTAAAAAAATAGCCGAAAGTTATTCTGAAGACCCTTACGCAGAAAAAGGTGGCGATATGGGTTATGTTGATTTGGAAGTTATGCCGGAAGTTTTTCAATACGTAAAGAAAATGAGGATAAGGCAAGTCAGCCCCGTGCTTAAGTCTGACTACGGGTATCATATTTTTTCACTTAGAGATATAGCTAAAAGCACTGTAAGTGGTACATTTGAAGAGGCATCAGGGGAGATTTATTCTAAAGTTTATGAGTCAAAACAGAATGAATTGATAGAAAATTTAATAAAGGAGCTAAGAAAAAATGCTGAGATTAAAATTATTAGTGGTGTTAATTTTACTTTTGAGTCTGACAATTCAAGCAAAAACAATTGA
- a CDS encoding SurA N-terminal domain-containing protein, whose product MLRLKLLVVLILLLSLTIQAKTIDKILVIIGDKIITQYEVESFNPKKVKEIYSVEDEQNRNDLLKKYYQSVLEFLVNQYTIEIAAEREGIRIGEDEVDMAINQILEKNNITKEQLEQLLEKEDLTFQKYKWQIKMDIINARLNSRVILPRLVVAEEDIKKYIDENNSILDLDDSFELRMIVIEKDKEDDLKKELGKTSFADLAIKYSTDKSAKSGGYIGNIRLGFLPDNLKEKFKDVKKGDIVRVEDGNIVKYFFVENFKSKYDIDEKLKSEIVDKLKKAQYQKVYDNWLEEHKKTIFVKYMN is encoded by the coding sequence ATGCTGAGATTAAAATTATTAGTGGTGTTAATTTTACTTTTGAGTCTGACAATTCAAGCAAAAACAATTGACAAGATACTTGTTATTATTGGAGATAAGATAATTACCCAATATGAAGTCGAGTCGTTTAACCCTAAAAAGGTTAAAGAGATTTATTCGGTAGAAGATGAGCAGAACAGAAATGATTTGTTAAAAAAATATTATCAAAGTGTGTTAGAATTCTTGGTAAATCAGTACACTATTGAAATCGCTGCAGAAAGGGAAGGGATAAGAATAGGTGAAGACGAAGTCGATATGGCAATAAATCAGATACTTGAGAAGAATAATATTACCAAAGAGCAGCTGGAGCAGCTTTTGGAGAAGGAAGATTTGACTTTTCAGAAGTATAAATGGCAGATAAAGATGGATATAATTAATGCAAGACTTAATTCAAGAGTAATTTTGCCAAGATTAGTGGTAGCAGAAGAGGATATAAAAAAGTATATTGATGAAAATAACTCAATATTGGATTTAGATGACAGTTTTGAGCTTCGAATGATAGTCATAGAGAAAGACAAAGAAGATGATTTAAAAAAAGAGTTAGGAAAGACTTCTTTTGCTGATTTGGCAATAAAATATTCGACAGACAAGTCAGCAAAATCAGGCGGCTACATTGGAAATATTAGGTTGGGCTTTTTACCCGATAATTTAAAGGAAAAATTTAAAGATGTTAAAAAAGGGGATATTGTAAGAGTGGAAGATGGCAATATTGTAAAATACTTCTTTGTGGAAAACTTTAAGTCTAAATATGATATTGATGAGAAGTTAAAAAGTGAAATAGTTGACAAACTTAAAAAAGCTCAATATCAAAAAGTGTATGACAATTGGCTTGAAGAACATAAAAAAACTATATTTGTCAAATATATGAACTAA
- a CDS encoding RNA-binding S4 domain-containing protein, which translates to MRIDKFLKISFLLKRRTVANEAADEGFIYVNGKKVKPSYKISPGDIIELDMWNFYKKVRVLNVPEKGNIPKKDIENFIEILEYKPKETDDIL; encoded by the coding sequence ATGAGAATAGATAAATTTCTTAAAATATCATTTTTGTTGAAAAGAAGGACGGTTGCAAATGAAGCGGCTGACGAGGGGTTTATTTATGTAAACGGGAAAAAGGTTAAGCCTTCCTATAAAATTTCTCCCGGGGATATTATTGAACTTGATATGTGGAATTTCTACAAGAAGGTCAGAGTCTTGAATGTCCCTGAAAAAGGGAATATACCTAAAAAAGATATTGAAAATTTTATTGAGATTTTAGAGTATAAACCGAAAGAGACAGACGATATCTTATAA
- a CDS encoding response regulator, translating into MENLKELLESNTFEVYAASTPAQALEIIEIENPNVLLLDYLMPEIDGISFLKKVRETNKFIRIILITAFSTVELAVEAIKKGANDFISKPFKKDELIIKINKSLEELRFMVKCCEQNGIDDILSCLSNKIRRDILVMLMKNDEMRFMDIVRELNLEDHTKLNFHIKNLIKSGLVKHTDHTYKITDYGINALQCINKLI; encoded by the coding sequence TTGGAAAATCTAAAAGAGTTGCTGGAAAGTAACACTTTTGAAGTTTATGCTGCATCAACTCCTGCTCAGGCACTTGAAATAATCGAGATTGAAAATCCCAATGTTTTGCTACTCGACTACTTAATGCCTGAGATTGATGGAATATCTTTTTTAAAAAAAGTAAGGGAAACCAATAAATTTATACGAATCATATTAATAACGGCATTCTCGACAGTTGAGCTTGCAGTAGAAGCAATAAAAAAGGGTGCCAATGACTTTATTTCCAAACCATTTAAAAAAGACGAATTAATCATAAAAATAAATAAATCATTGGAAGAGCTAAGGTTTATGGTCAAATGCTGTGAGCAAAACGGAATCGATGACATCCTTTCTTGCCTCTCCAATAAAATTCGCAGAGATATCCTTGTAATGCTGATGAAAAACGATGAAATGCGCTTTATGGATATCGTCAGAGAGCTTAACTTAGAAGACCATACGAAACTAAATTTTCATATCAAAAACCTTATTAAGAGTGGACTCGTAAAACATACCGATCACACTTACAAAATTACCGACTACGGTATTAACGCCCTTCAATGTATTAACAAGCTTATCTGA
- a CDS encoding HAMP domain-containing histidine kinase has translation MLLEFIIYLFYGLSFFIMGFAILLKDKRFSRLEIANTLRHLAFFAILHGIHEWLDLYLLTSSIYMSNDTFLIWNKYKFALLLISFLFLFYFGFKSLLIVSAAHMNRLIKTALVLAMSLIALPVYIYSFNINNDSLIRYIFGFSSATLSGLVFIILSHRYAKKNILSYKNLLICGYLFLAYGIFSGLFTSACLFDKLTIIFVRGILAVFIFIFLFRFLKVFDDEFIQNLAENLNKSALNDRLSSIGKLAMGIAHEINTPLTNATMIIEILKDKLDAKEQKIIEKLGSLEKNIDRAAKIAKELLLFSKSEKIEMFEIVRISDVIENLKLFIKNHPKFKYVRFNIYSEFEFECIPHKIEELLVNLILNAFDATTENPEIIISAKSTDSYVYLDVQDNGVGVDDSIKNKIFDPFFTTKKPNEGTGLGLYLCYNIVKIHKGIISLEQRENGKTNFAIKLPRYQD, from the coding sequence ATGCTATTAGAATTTATCATTTATTTATTCTACGGACTTTCTTTCTTTATAATGGGCTTTGCGATACTCCTTAAAGACAAAAGGTTTAGCCGTCTTGAAATCGCCAATACTCTAAGACATTTGGCATTCTTTGCTATACTGCACGGGATACACGAATGGCTGGACCTTTATCTATTGACAAGTAGCATTTACATGAGCAATGACACATTTTTGATATGGAATAAATACAAATTTGCTTTATTACTTATTTCCTTTTTATTTTTATTTTACTTTGGTTTTAAGTCTCTTTTAATAGTCTCCGCTGCTCATATGAACAGATTAATTAAAACAGCTTTAGTACTTGCCATGTCGCTAATAGCTCTACCTGTTTATATTTATTCTTTTAACATAAACAATGACAGCCTTATAAGATATATATTTGGTTTCTCTTCAGCCACTTTGTCGGGGCTTGTTTTTATTATTTTATCTCACAGATACGCCAAAAAAAATATTCTTAGCTACAAAAACCTGCTTATATGCGGATACCTTTTTTTAGCCTATGGAATTTTCAGCGGACTTTTCACTTCAGCATGCTTATTTGACAAGCTTACTATCATATTTGTAAGAGGTATATTGGCAGTTTTTATCTTTATTTTCTTATTCAGATTCTTAAAAGTCTTTGATGACGAGTTTATTCAAAATTTAGCAGAAAATCTAAATAAGTCTGCCCTCAACGACAGGCTGTCATCTATCGGCAAGCTTGCAATGGGAATTGCGCACGAAATAAATACACCTCTCACAAACGCTACAATGATAATTGAAATTTTAAAAGATAAACTTGACGCTAAAGAACAAAAAATTATTGAAAAATTGGGTTCACTTGAAAAAAATATAGACAGAGCTGCAAAAATTGCCAAGGAATTGCTCCTTTTCTCTAAAAGTGAAAAAATTGAGATGTTTGAAATTGTCAGAATTTCCGATGTTATTGAAAATCTAAAGCTCTTTATAAAAAATCACCCAAAATTCAAATATGTAAGATTTAACATATATTCCGAATTTGAGTTTGAGTGTATACCTCATAAAATTGAAGAGCTACTTGTCAATTTGATATTAAACGCTTTTGATGCCACTACGGAAAATCCTGAGATAATAATATCAGCCAAAAGTACTGACAGTTACGTTTATTTGGATGTGCAAGATAATGGAGTAGGGGTTGATGATTCTATAAAGAATAAAATTTTCGATCCTTTCTTTACCACAAAAAAACCAAATGAAGGGACTGGACTTGGACTATATTTATGCTATAATATTGTTAAAATTCACAAAGGGATAATCTCCCTCGAACAAAGGGAAAACGGCAAAACAAATTTTGCAATAAAATTACCGAGGTACCAAGATTAG
- a CDS encoding zinc ribbon domain-containing protein produces MPLYEYRCSKCNNLFQLMEKISASNESRKCPKCGGESKKIISLSSFHLKGGGWYVTDYKGKSNGNSANKESACSAASSESPKCASCPASEAN; encoded by the coding sequence ATGCCACTTTATGAGTATAGGTGTTCGAAGTGCAATAACCTCTTTCAGTTAATGGAGAAAATTTCTGCATCAAACGAGAGCAGAAAATGCCCTAAGTGTGGAGGAGAGTCTAAGAAGATTATATCTTTGTCAAGTTTCCACTTGAAGGGTGGCGGTTGGTATGTGACCGACTATAAAGGAAAATCAAATGGCAACAGTGCCAACAAAGAATCCGCATGCAGTGCAGCTTCGTCTGAATCACCAAAGTGCGCCAGTTGCCCGGCTTCTGAAGCAAATTAA
- a CDS encoding 3'-5' exonuclease yields the protein MIKHFSEESILLLDRPLNEVEYVVFDLETTGIFPERGDRIIEIGAVKINNNFKISKTKFHRLIKTTQTVSDSSFEIHKITENELKNGEEECVAIYDFIDFARGSVLVAHDASKDMAFLKHSLKDYFVENPFDIVIDTLSLSKKIAPLASGHSLDAIIERYSLKGRSGFKRHRALYDAEVTALFFRFAAKKLFKTQCFSLFELVEFLDRRK from the coding sequence ATGATTAAACATTTCTCCGAAGAGTCAATCTTATTGCTTGATAGGCCCTTAAACGAAGTTGAATACGTAGTATTTGACCTTGAAACAACTGGAATTTTCCCAGAAAGAGGGGATAGGATAATTGAAATTGGTGCAGTAAAAATAAACAACAACTTCAAGATATCCAAAACAAAATTTCACAGACTTATAAAAACGACGCAAACAGTAAGTGACAGCTCTTTCGAGATTCACAAAATTACTGAAAATGAGCTCAAAAATGGTGAAGAAGAATGCGTTGCAATATATGATTTTATTGATTTTGCGAGAGGTTCTGTATTAGTTGCCCATGACGCTTCCAAAGATATGGCATTTTTAAAACATTCCCTTAAAGATTATTTTGTTGAAAATCCATTTGATATTGTTATTGATACCCTTTCGCTATCCAAAAAAATAGCCCCTCTTGCATCCGGTCACAGCCTTGATGCGATAATTGAAAGATACAGCTTAAAAGGAAGGTCTGGATTTAAAAGGCACAGGGCGCTTTACGATGCCGAAGTTACCGCACTTTTTTTCAGATTTGCTGCTAAAAAGCTCTTTAAGACTCAATGTTTCTCACTTTTTGAGCTGGTTGAGTTTTTGGACAGAAGAAAATAA
- the larB gene encoding nickel pincer cofactor biosynthesis protein LarB, producing the protein MNSKILSEILKKVENGSLSADEALDELKIAEMRGKDFFIDTLRNLRQGFEEIIYGKHKSKFQIEEIAGQYLKNNINFLCTGLDDEKLDYLKEKFPNCEFLYHASMMRKVYTPKKIKGHVCIVTAGTSDLKVAYEAQETLNTLGAKSDIYPDIGVAGIHRIFEYKHKIEKSDVLIAIAGMEGALPSVLGGMFAMPVIAVPTSVGYGTALNGFTPLFAMLTSCASGILVTNIDNGFGAAMAAFRILKGKYD; encoded by the coding sequence ATGAACAGTAAAATTTTATCTGAAATACTTAAAAAAGTGGAAAATGGCAGCCTGTCGGCAGATGAGGCACTTGACGAACTTAAAATTGCAGAAATGAGGGGCAAAGATTTTTTTATAGACACACTCAGAAACCTTAGACAGGGTTTTGAGGAAATTATTTACGGTAAGCACAAAAGCAAGTTTCAAATCGAAGAGATTGCGGGACAATATCTAAAGAACAATATTAATTTTCTTTGCACGGGGCTTGATGATGAAAAGTTGGATTATCTAAAGGAGAAGTTTCCAAATTGTGAATTCCTATATCATGCTTCAATGATGAGAAAAGTATATACTCCAAAAAAGATTAAGGGTCATGTTTGTATAGTAACAGCCGGCACTTCTGATTTAAAAGTCGCCTATGAGGCACAGGAAACCCTTAATACATTGGGCGCTAAAAGCGATATTTACCCAGATATCGGCGTGGCCGGGATACACAGAATATTCGAATACAAGCATAAAATTGAAAAGTCAGATGTGCTCATAGCTATAGCAGGGATGGAAGGCGCACTCCCTTCCGTATTAGGTGGAATGTTTGCTATGCCTGTTATTGCAGTACCTACTTCAGTGGGATATGGAACAGCACTAAATGGCTTTACTCCGCTTTTTGCAATGCTCACAAGCTGTGCTTCGGGTATCTTGGTCACAAATATAGATAACGGATTCGGGGCTGCCATGGCCGCTTTTAGGATTTTAAAGGGGAAATATGATTAA
- a CDS encoding RlmE family RNA methyltransferase yields the protein MYKRKDGYYKMAKAEGYSSRAAYKLKEINDKYKLIKKGDTVLDAGCAPGGWLQVLSEIVGDSGKIVGVDILDIKNVKGKNIHFIKGDLTEDKTLEEVLTYSGHYHTVVSDAAPNTSGQKIVDHTNSLELVKVIFNFTKKVLVKNGNFLFKLFDGEDRDYFIKELKTYFKNVKILRPDATRKNSFEIYVICQGFSGNEQ from the coding sequence ATGTACAAAAGAAAAGATGGCTATTACAAAATGGCCAAAGCTGAAGGCTACAGCTCTAGGGCTGCTTATAAATTAAAAGAGATAAACGATAAATATAAGCTTATCAAAAAAGGTGATACCGTACTAGACGCAGGCTGTGCGCCGGGCGGATGGCTACAAGTACTTTCTGAAATCGTAGGGGATAGCGGGAAAATAGTCGGTGTGGATATCCTTGATATTAAAAACGTAAAAGGGAAAAATATTCACTTTATCAAAGGGGATTTGACTGAAGATAAAACACTTGAGGAAGTTTTGACATATTCCGGTCATTATCATACCGTAGTATCTGATGCCGCACCGAATACTTCCGGTCAAAAGATTGTTGACCATACCAACAGCCTTGAATTGGTTAAAGTAATATTCAATTTCACCAAAAAAGTGCTTGTAAAAAATGGTAACTTTTTATTCAAACTTTTTGACGGAGAGGATAGGGACTATTTTATAAAAGAGTTAAAAACCTATTTTAAAAATGTGAAGATATTAAGACCTGATGCCACTCGCAAAAATTCTTTTGAAATATATGTAATCTGTCAGGGTTTTTCAGGCAATGAACAGTAA